From the genome of Staphylococcus haemolyticus, one region includes:
- the ftnA gene encoding H-type ferritin FtnA, with product MLSKDLLEALNDQMNHEYFAAHAYMAMAAYCDDASYEGFANFYIQQAKEERFHGKKIYDYINDRGEHAEFKSIPAPKTEFKSILETFKDGLAQEQDVTRRFYNLSEIAQKDKDYATISFLNWFLDEQVEEESTFETHIDYLNRIGDDCNTLYLYEKELAARSFDEE from the coding sequence ATGCTAAGTAAAGACTTGTTAGAAGCACTTAATGATCAAATGAACCATGAATATTTCGCAGCTCATGCTTATATGGCAATGGCTGCTTATTGCGATGATGCTTCATATGAAGGTTTCGCTAACTTCTATATCCAACAAGCTAAAGAAGAACGTTTCCACGGTAAAAAAATCTATGATTATATCAACGATCGTGGTGAACATGCTGAATTTAAATCAATACCAGCTCCTAAAACTGAATTTAAATCTATCCTTGAAACATTTAAAGATGGATTAGCACAGGAACAAGATGTTACTCGTCGTTTTTACAATTTATCTGAAATAGCTCAAAAAGATAAAGACTATGCTACGATTTCTTTCTTAAACTGGTTCTTAGATGAGCAAGTTGAAGAAGAATCAACATTTGAAACACATATTGATTATTTAAACCGTATTGGCGATGACTGCAATACTTTATATTTATATGAAAAAGAATTAGCAGCTCGTTCATTTGATGAAGAATAA
- a CDS encoding Mur ligase family protein yields MRQWTATHLAKLARKASIAAGKKGTDLPGQVARKVDQNILRKLAAQVDDIVFISGTNGKTTTSNLIGHTLKANHIDIIHNNEGANMAAGITSAFIMQSTKNTKVAVIEIDEGSIPRVLKEVTPSMMIFTNFFRDQMDRFGEIDIMVNNIAKSISNKGIKLLLNADDPFVSRLKIASDSIVYYGMKAHAHEFEQSTMNESKYCPNCGKLLVYDYIHYNQIGHYHCSCGFKRELPKYEVSSFTVSPFLALNINETTFNMKIAGDFNAYNALAAYTVLRELGLNDESIRIGFESYTSDNGRMQYFKLDHKEAMINLAKNPAGMNASLLVGEQLVGKKVYVISLNDNAADGRDTSWIYDADFEKLSEQNIETIIVTGTRAEELQLRLKLAEVNVPIILVKDIYKATAMTMNYEGFTVAIPNYTSLSPMLEQLNRSFKGGQ; encoded by the coding sequence ATGAGACAATGGACTGCAACGCACTTAGCGAAATTGGCTCGTAAGGCTAGTATCGCTGCTGGGAAAAAAGGTACAGATTTACCTGGACAAGTTGCCCGCAAAGTGGATCAAAATATATTAAGAAAATTAGCTGCACAAGTAGATGACATCGTTTTTATTAGTGGGACTAATGGTAAAACGACGACATCTAATCTTATAGGACATACATTAAAAGCAAATCATATTGATATTATACATAATAATGAAGGTGCTAATATGGCAGCAGGCATCACATCTGCCTTTATCATGCAAAGCACTAAAAATACTAAAGTAGCGGTTATTGAAATCGATGAAGGATCTATTCCTCGAGTTTTAAAAGAAGTCACTCCATCAATGATGATATTTACTAATTTCTTCCGTGATCAAATGGATCGCTTTGGCGAAATAGATATAATGGTAAATAACATAGCTAAGTCAATTAGTAATAAAGGAATTAAATTGTTACTCAATGCGGATGATCCTTTTGTAAGTCGACTTAAAATAGCTAGTGACTCTATCGTTTATTATGGTATGAAAGCACACGCGCATGAGTTTGAACAAAGTACTATGAATGAGAGTAAGTATTGCCCAAATTGTGGCAAATTATTAGTATACGATTACATTCATTATAATCAAATCGGTCATTACCATTGTTCATGTGGATTCAAACGTGAATTACCTAAATATGAAGTTTCATCATTCACAGTATCTCCGTTCTTAGCATTAAATATAAATGAAACAACATTTAACATGAAAATTGCCGGAGACTTCAACGCTTATAATGCATTAGCTGCCTATACTGTGTTGAGAGAATTAGGACTCAATGATGAGTCTATTCGAATTGGTTTCGAATCATATACTTCAGATAATGGTCGTATGCAATATTTCAAACTTGATCATAAAGAAGCCATGATTAATTTAGCTAAGAATCCTGCAGGTATGAATGCTAGTTTATTAGTAGGAGAACAGTTAGTAGGTAAAAAAGTATATGTCATTAGTCTAAATGATAATGCAGCTGATGGTCGTGATACTTCTTGGATTTATGATGCCGATTTCGAGAAATTAAGCGAACAAAATATTGAAACGATTATTGTTACAGGGACTCGAGCTGAAGAATTACAATTACGTCTGAAATTAGCCGAAGTAAATGTTCCAATTATACTTGTAAAAGATATTTATAAAGCAACTGCGATGACAAT